One genomic region from Streptomyces sp. NBC_01431 encodes:
- a CDS encoding bifunctional glycosyltransferase/CDP-glycerol:glycerophosphate glycerophosphotransferase: protein MPRFSVVVPAYRLQAYLHACLESVLSQTYESDESPAFDLEVIAVDAGSPDSCGEIIDEFAARDPRVVAVHLPADPADPGQGPGPARNAGLARATGDYVLFLDGDDTLAPHALRDIADRLDASGDPDVLVFGHARTHWSGETERLPLPDHLTESGPAAFQLTERPALLRQPAPAWTKAYKREFLDRERLAFAPGPRTDTSWTYAALLAAGSLSTLERACVHHRLRRTPATDPGRHFDLFPQYDRVFAFVDSRPELASWRPVLVRRMADHFAAASATVLAAPGLPARTRAEFFRLARAHYGRHRIPGAAGLRYAGVRFGTYRTYRVLRGIRTVRTRTRALAAALLRPARSAALRLHYRVQLRLPVRDDLAVFAAYWHRGYACSPAAIEAKVRELVPRVRTAWITTPEHDATVPAATRRLRPDGFGYFTALARAKYLVNNVEFDHRLVKRPGQILLQTHHGTPLKTVGLDLADRPPVARSTDFARLLADADKWDFALSANRHATLTGERAFPAAYTTLEYGSPRNDALCRATPADTARLRGQLGVPGRSTVILYAPTYRDYSRRQHLPLDLERLGRMLGPEFFVLVRAHFAYGAPLSGVPLPGVLDVTGHPSIEELCLISDALVTDYSSLMFDYAHLDRPVVILDDDREAYEAARGTYFDLRSCPPGAVARTEDELVDIFTTGHWRGSRSAQLRSAFRSRFCPYDDGHAAERVVRRVFLGETGTAIANLPEQRARTPEFAPPKANSQAPH, encoded by the coding sequence TTGCCCCGGTTCAGCGTTGTCGTGCCCGCGTACAGGCTCCAGGCGTATCTGCACGCTTGTCTGGAATCGGTACTGAGTCAGACGTACGAGAGTGACGAGAGCCCCGCGTTCGATCTCGAAGTGATCGCGGTCGACGCCGGCTCCCCCGACTCCTGCGGCGAGATCATCGACGAGTTCGCCGCCCGCGACCCCCGGGTCGTCGCCGTGCACCTGCCCGCCGATCCGGCCGACCCGGGCCAGGGCCCCGGGCCCGCACGCAACGCCGGACTCGCCCGCGCCACCGGTGACTACGTGCTGTTCCTCGACGGAGACGACACCCTGGCCCCGCACGCCCTGCGCGACATCGCCGACCGGCTCGACGCCTCCGGCGACCCCGACGTCCTGGTCTTCGGCCACGCCCGCACCCACTGGTCGGGCGAGACCGAGCGGCTTCCGCTTCCGGACCACCTGACCGAGTCCGGCCCCGCCGCCTTCCAACTGACCGAGCGGCCCGCCCTGTTGAGGCAGCCGGCCCCGGCCTGGACCAAGGCGTACAAGCGCGAGTTCCTCGACCGCGAGCGCCTCGCCTTCGCGCCCGGCCCGCGCACGGACACCTCCTGGACGTACGCGGCGCTCCTCGCGGCCGGTTCGCTCAGCACGCTGGAGCGGGCCTGCGTGCACCACCGCCTGCGCCGCACCCCCGCCACCGACCCCGGCCGCCACTTCGACCTCTTCCCCCAGTACGACCGCGTCTTCGCCTTCGTCGACTCCCGCCCGGAGCTGGCGAGTTGGCGGCCGGTGCTCGTCCGCAGGATGGCCGACCACTTCGCCGCCGCGTCCGCCACCGTGCTTGCCGCGCCCGGACTCCCCGCACGCACCCGTGCCGAGTTCTTCCGACTGGCCCGCGCCCACTACGGCCGCCACCGGATTCCGGGCGCGGCGGGTCTTCGCTACGCCGGAGTCCGTTTCGGTACGTACCGCACGTATCGCGTGCTCAGGGGGATCCGCACCGTGCGGACCCGCACCAGGGCGCTCGCCGCCGCGCTGCTGCGCCCGGCGCGCTCGGCCGCGCTGCGGCTGCACTACCGCGTCCAGCTGCGGCTGCCCGTCCGCGACGACCTGGCGGTGTTCGCCGCGTACTGGCACCGCGGCTACGCGTGCAGCCCGGCCGCCATCGAGGCGAAGGTCCGCGAACTCGTGCCCCGGGTGCGGACCGCCTGGATCACCACGCCCGAGCACGACGCCACCGTGCCCGCGGCCACCCGTCGGCTGCGACCGGACGGCTTCGGGTACTTCACCGCCCTCGCACGGGCCAAGTACCTCGTGAACAACGTGGAGTTCGACCATCGGCTGGTCAAACGGCCGGGGCAGATCCTGCTCCAGACCCACCACGGAACCCCGCTCAAGACGGTGGGCCTCGACCTGGCGGACCGCCCGCCGGTCGCACGCTCCACCGACTTCGCCCGGCTGCTCGCGGACGCCGACAAGTGGGACTTCGCCCTGTCGGCCAACCGCCACGCCACCCTCACCGGGGAGCGCGCCTTCCCGGCCGCGTACACCACGCTCGAATACGGCAGCCCGCGCAACGACGCGCTGTGCCGCGCCACGCCCGCCGACACCGCCCGGCTACGCGGACAGCTGGGCGTCCCGGGCCGGTCGACCGTCATCCTGTACGCACCGACGTACCGCGACTACAGCCGCCGCCAGCACCTGCCGCTCGACCTGGAGCGGCTCGGCCGGATGCTCGGCCCGGAGTTCTTCGTGTTGGTCCGTGCCCACTTCGCCTACGGCGCCCCGTTGAGCGGGGTGCCGCTGCCGGGCGTCCTGGACGTCACGGGCCACCCCTCCATCGAGGAGCTCTGCCTGATCTCCGACGCGCTCGTCACCGACTACTCCTCCCTGATGTTCGACTACGCCCATCTCGACCGGCCGGTCGTCATCCTCGACGACGACCGCGAGGCGTACGAGGCGGCCCGCGGCACCTACTTCGACCTGCGCTCCTGCCCGCCGGGCGCGGTCGCCCGCACCGAGGACGAACTGGTCGACATCTTCACCACCGGCCACTGGCGCGGCTCCCGCTCGGCCCAGCTGCGCTCCGCGTTCCGCTCCCGCTTCTGCCCGTACGACGACGGCCACGCCGCGGAACGCGTGGTACGCCGCGTCTTCCTCGGCGAGACGGGCACCGCCATCGCCAACCTGCCCGAACAACGAGCCCGCACCCCGGAATTCGCCCCACCAAAAGCCAACTCCCAAGCCCCCCACTGA
- a CDS encoding carbohydrate ABC transporter permease, which produces MTTTTATGADGIVRARRSLPARIASRAGGGALRVSLILVGLLWLMPTVGLLLSSLRSPADIASTGWWKTFADPSRLTFHNYTSLLDNSTITNSLLSTVLITVPATVLVVVIGSFAGYAFAWMDFPGRDWWFMVVVSLLVVPVQVALVPVAKLFGQIGIFETTFGVIVFHVAFGLPFAIFLLRNFFAEIPRELLEAARLDGAGEIRLFTRVVMPLGGPAIASLGIFQFLWVWNDMLVALIFADSKHPPITVALQQQVRQFGNNIDVLAPGAFVSMVIPLAVFFAFQRQFVSGVMAGAVK; this is translated from the coding sequence ATGACGACGACCACCGCGACCGGTGCCGATGGGATCGTCAGGGCCAGGCGGTCGCTTCCCGCTCGCATCGCCTCGCGGGCGGGCGGCGGCGCGCTGCGGGTCTCTCTGATCCTGGTGGGTCTGTTGTGGCTGATGCCGACCGTGGGACTGCTGCTCTCCTCGCTGCGCAGCCCCGCCGACATCGCCTCGACCGGCTGGTGGAAGACCTTCGCCGACCCGTCCAGGCTCACCTTCCACAACTACACGAGCCTGCTCGACAACAGCACGATCACCAACTCCCTGCTCTCCACCGTCCTGATCACCGTTCCGGCGACCGTCCTGGTCGTCGTCATCGGCTCGTTCGCCGGCTACGCCTTCGCGTGGATGGACTTCCCGGGCCGCGACTGGTGGTTCATGGTCGTGGTGAGCCTGCTCGTCGTGCCGGTGCAGGTCGCCCTCGTGCCGGTGGCCAAGCTGTTCGGGCAGATCGGGATCTTCGAGACGACGTTCGGCGTGATCGTCTTCCACGTCGCCTTCGGGCTGCCCTTCGCGATCTTCCTGCTGCGCAACTTCTTCGCGGAGATCCCGAGGGAACTGCTCGAAGCGGCCCGGCTCGACGGCGCGGGCGAGATCCGGCTCTTCACCCGGGTCGTGATGCCGCTGGGCGGACCGGCGATCGCCTCGCTCGGCATCTTCCAGTTCCTGTGGGTCTGGAACGACATGCTGGTCGCGCTGATCTTCGCCGACTCCAAACACCCGCCGATCACGGTGGCGCTGCAACAGCAGGTCCGCCAGTTCGGCAACAACATCGACGTGCTGGCCCCGGGCGCCTTCGTCTCGATGGTCATCCCGCTCGCCGTCTTCTTCGCCTTCCAGCGACAGTTCGTCTCGGGGGTGATGGCGGGCGCCGTGAAGTGA